A part of Patagioenas fasciata isolate bPatFas1 chromosome 30, bPatFas1.hap1, whole genome shotgun sequence genomic DNA contains:
- the LOC136112867 gene encoding feather beta keratin-like, with the protein MFCMQDELAGEHMTGTKGASWPGVVWTSIKAVPTAGSLIHFSCLLLLGEQGELQPPLPVNLHPAAMSCYDLCRPCGPTPLANSCNEPCVRQCQDSRVIIEPSPVVVTLPGPILSSFPQNTAVGSSTSAAVGSILSEQGVPINSGGFNLSGLGGRSYGRRYLPC; encoded by the exons ATGTTTTGCATGCAAGATGAGCTTGCTGGTGAACACATGACAGGCACAAAGGGTGCCTCTTGGCCTGGGGTGGTCTGGACCAGTATAAAAGCTGTTCCAACTGCAGGCTCCCTCATCCACTTCTCTTGCCTTCTCCTCCTTGGTGAACAAGGTGAGCTGCAACCACCTTTGCCt GTGAACCTCCATCCCGCAGCCATGTCCTGCTACGACCTGTGCCGTCCCTGTGGCCCAACCCCTcttgccaacagctgcaacgagccctgtgtcaggcagtgccaggactcccgggTGATCATTGAGCCGTctcccgtggtggtgaccctgcccggacccatcctcagctccttcccccagAACACCGctgtgggatcctccacctccgctgctgttggcagcatcctgagtgagcagggagtgcccatcaactccgggggctTCAACCTCTCTGGCCTTGGTGGCCGTTCCTACGGCAGAAGGTACCTGCCCTGCTAA
- the LOC136112915 gene encoding feather beta keratin — protein MFCMQDELAGEHMTGTKGASWPGVVWTSIKAVPTAGSLIHFSCLLLLGEQGELQPPLPVNLHPAVMSCYDLCRPCGPTPLANSCNEPCVRQCQDSRVIIEPSPVVVTLPGPILSSFPQNTAVGSSTSAAVGSILSEQGVPINSGGFSLGGLGGRSYGRRYLPC, from the exons ATGTTTTGCATGCAAGATGAGCTTGCTGGTGAACACATGACAGGCACAAAGGGTGCCTCTTGGCCTGGGGTGGTCTGGACCAGTATAAAAGCTGTTCCAACTGCAGGCTCCCTCATCCACTTCTCTTGCCTTCTCCTCCTTGGTGAACAAGGTGAGCTGCAACCACCTTTGCCt gTGAACCTCCATCCCGCAGTCATGTCCTGCTACGACCTGTGCCGTCCCTGTGGCCCAACCCCTcttgccaacagctgcaatgagccctgtgtcaggcagtgccaggactcccgggTGATCATTGAGCCGTctcccgtggtggtgaccctgcccggacccatcctcagctccttcccccagAACACCGctgtgggatcctccacctccgctgctgttggcagcatcctgagcgagcagggagtgcccatcaactccgggggctttagccttggtggccttggtggccgtTCCTACGGCAGAAGGTACCTGCCCTGCTAA
- the LOC136112956 gene encoding feather keratin B-4: MSCYDLCQPCGPTPLANSCNEPCVRQCQDSRVVIQPSPVVVTLPGPILSSFPQNTAVGSSTSAAVGSILSEQGVPINSGGFSLGGLGGRSYSRRYLPC; encoded by the coding sequence ATGTCCTGCTACGAcctgtgccagccctgtggcccaacccctcttgccaacagctgcaacgagccctgtgtcaggcagtgccaggactcgCGGGTGGTGATCCAGCCCTctcccgtggtggtgaccctgcccggacccatcctcagctccttcccccagAACACCGctgtgggatcctccacctccgctgctgttggcagcatcctgagcgagcagggagtgcccatcaactccgggggctttagccttggtggccttggtggccgtTCCTACAGCAGAAGGTACCTGCCCTGCTAA
- the LOC136112953 gene encoding feather keratin B-4-like — protein sequence MHKGWLWAWGSLDWYKSQSNFRLLIHFSCLLLLGEQVNLHPAAMSCYDLCQPCGPTPLANSCNEPCVRQCQDSRVVIQPSPVVVTLPGPILSSFPQNTAVGSSTSAAVGSVLSEQGVPINSGGFSLGGLGGRSYSRRYLPC from the exons ATGCACAAAGGGTGGCTCTGGGCCTGGGGCAGTCTGGATTGGTATAAAAGCCAGTCCAACTTTAGGCTCCTCATTCACTTCTCTTGCCTTCTCCTCCTTGGTGAACAG gTGAACCTCCATCCCGCAGCCATGTCCTGCTACGAcctgtgccagccctgtggcccaacccctcttgccaacagctgcaacgagccctgtgtcaggcagtgccaggactcccgggTGGTGATCCAGCCCTctcctgtggtggtgaccctgcccggacccatcctcagctccttcccccagAACACTGctgtgggatcctccacctccgcTGCTGTTGGCAGCGTCCTGAGCGagcagggagtgcccatcaactctgggggctttAGCCTTGGTGGCCTTGGTGGACGTTCCTACAGCAGAAGGTACCTGCCCTGCTAA
- the LOC136112997 gene encoding feather keratin B-4 has translation MSCYDLCQPCGPTPLANSCNEPCVRQCQDSRVVIQPSPVVVTLPGPILSSFPQNTAVGSSTSAAVGSILSEQGVPINSGGFSLGGLGGRSYSRRYLPC, from the coding sequence ATGTCCTGCTACGAcctgtgccagccctgtggcccaacccctcttgccaacagctgcaacgagccctgtgtcaggcagtgccaggactcccgggTGGTGATCCAGCCCTctcccgtggtggtgaccctgcccggacccatcctcagctccttcccccagAACACTGctgtgggatcctccacctccgctgctgttggcagcatcctgagcgagcagggagtgcccatcaactccgggggctttagccttggtggccttggtggccgtTCCTACAGCAGAAGGTACCTGCCCTGCTAA
- the LOC136112991 gene encoding feather keratin B-4-like: MHKGWLWAWGRLDWYKSQSNFRLLIHFSCLLLLGEQVNLHPAAMSCYDLCQPCGPTPLANSCNEPCVRQCQDSRVVIQPSPVVVTLPGPILSSFPQNTAVGSSTSAAVGSILSEQGVPINSGGFSLGGLGGRSYSRRYLPC, encoded by the exons ATGCACAAAGGATGGCTCTGGGCCTGGGGCAGACTGGATTGGTATAAAAGCCAGTCCAACTTTAGGCTCCTCATCCACTTCTCTTGCCTTCTCCTCCTTGGTGAACAG gTGAACCTCCATCCCGCAGCCATGTCCTGCTACGAcctgtgccagccctgtggcccaacccctcttgccaacagctgcaacgagccctgtgtcaggcagtgccaggactcgCGGGTGGTGATCCAGCCCTctcccgtggtggtgaccctgcccggacccatcctcagctccttcccccagAACACCGctgtgggatcctccacctccgctgctgttggcagcatcctgagcgagcagggagtgcccatcaactccgggggctttagccttggtggccttggtggccgtTCCTACAGCAGAAGGTACCTGCCCTGCTAA
- the LOC136112999 gene encoding feather keratin B-4: MSCYDLCQPCGPTPLANSCNEPCVRQCQDSRVVIQPSPVVVTLPGPILSSFPQNTAVGSSTSAAVGSILSEQGVPINSGGFSLGGLGGRSYSRRYLPC, encoded by the coding sequence ATGTCCTGCTACGAcctgtgccagccctgtggcccaacccctcttgccaacagctgcaacgagccctgtgtcaggcagtgccaggactcccgggTGGTGATCCAGCCCTctcccgtggtggtgaccctgcccggacccatcctcagctccttcccccagAACACCGctgtgggatcctccacctccgctgctgttggcagcatcctgagcgagcagggagtgcccatcaactccgggggctttagccttggtggccttggtggccgtTCCTACAGCAGAAGGTACCTGCCCTGCTAA
- the LOC136112905 gene encoding feather keratin B-4-like, with protein MHKGWLWAWGSLDWYKSQSNFRLLIHFSCLLLLGEQVNLHPAAMSCYDLCQPCGPTPLANSCNEPCVRQCQDSRVVIQPSPVVVTLPGPILSSFPQNTAVGSSTSAAVGSILSEQGVPINSGGFSLGGRSYSRRYLPC; from the exons ATGCACAAAGGGTGGCTCTGGGCCTGGGGCAGTCTGGATTGGTATAAAAGCCAGTCCAACTTTAGGCTCCTCATTCACTTCTCTTGCCTTCTCCTCCTTGGTGAACAG gTGAACCTCCATCCCGCAGCCATGTCCTGCTATGAcctgtgccagccctgtggcccaacccctcttgccaacagctgcaacgagccctgtgtcaggcagtgccaggactcccgggTGGTGATCCAGCCCTctcccgtggtggtgaccctgcccggacccatcctcagctccttcccccagAACACCGctgtgggatcctccacctccgcTGCTGTCGGCAGCATCCTGAGTGagcagggagtgcccatcaactccgggggctTTAGCCTTGGTGGCCGTTCCTACAGCAGAAGGTACCTGCCCTGCTAA